The window ttgatcaatgatggacagaagcagctacacccaaaggaaaaaaaacactgggaaatgaatgtaaactgtttgcatttttgtttttcttctcgggttacttctaccttctgaatccaattctccctgagcaacaagagaactgtttggatctgcacacatacattgtatctaggatatactaggacatagtcaacatatataggactgcttgccatctaggggagggggtggagggtgggagggaaaaattggaacagaagtgagtgcaagggataatgttgtaaaaaaaaattaccctggcatgggttctgtcaataaaaagttactataataaaaaaaaaaaaaaagaatttcagtttCTCTTGGAACCATATATCACAGAGTTAGCTGCCTATGTAcacccccctttccccccatcaCACTTCAAGTCATATCTCAGGAAGGACTGATAGGATGGTGTGCGAGGACTGGAAGGAAAGCTTTGTAGGAGAAGTAAAAAGTgaccttgggttcaaatctgactcttGTGCTTATTCCCTTGTTACTTTGGGCTAGAAAGCTAGTCTGTTTAGGCTTCTGCTTTAAATGGAGCATACTAGATTGCCTTTGATAGCCTTTCCTGTTCTGGTTCTAGGATCCCATGAGGGAACTAAATTCTTTGATCATAGGGATGACTTGAAGGTGTGGATGGGATGCATTATCTTCTGAATGGTGTATGGAAGCTTGGACTCAGGAGATAGTATCAGTTCTACTGATGGATAGAAAGCTACAAAGTGTTTTGAACCCTGATGGCAAGGGAAAATATATTCCTAACAATGAGAGCTATTCCAGAGCAATGAGGGCTGTCTTGGGAGGGAATGATCTCCCTGTCATTGGAAATCTTCGAAGGCTGGATGAATATGTTGGGTCTCATGGATTCTGCTGAAGCATGAATGCTTGAGGTCATAGGTTGTTGGGTTCAGATCACTTCAGCCTTTCCCCTAGGTCAAAATTCCTCAAGctcagacacttttttttttttaggggaaggagaaggatagGAAGGAAGCCAAGGGTCCAGGGGCATACTGGGAAGGAGAATAATTTTTCCCATAGGTCTGAAAGGTGGGACGACCTAACTGGTGACCAATTCAGAGAAATTAGGACTACGCTGAACAGGTcccaaggaaaaagagaaaaatgtagcATCCTCACCTTAGATACCCTGTCCTGTTCCTGAAGTCACTCTGACCTCTCTATGTCAAAACCTAAGCCGGAGGTTGCATTTCCTGTCTGTCAAAGATCCCAGCCCTCTCAGAGAAGTCTAGCTCCCAGTCTTAAGTATTTTCATTGAATACCAACGTGTTCGCACAGATCGAGAACCCAGTTCTATCCAGCCCCAAGCTCAAACCCATATCTCACCTGGGAACAGTTGTATTTTCACTTATCCTTTTATTCAAATGATTCCTGTTTCAAAGACCGCTCATGCGTCCAAGGCATGGCTTGGTATCATTCAACACGTCCTAGAAGAGGGCACTTCCTTTTTGGACAGTCAGTCCCATTCCTTCTCCCTCAGATCCTTCTGCCGCGTTGAGCTCTCAGTGCGTTTTTTGGGGTCTTTTTTCGggggtatttcttttttctcatttttctgatcACAGCCCTTTTTTGGGCATAGGCCAGGATGACAAGGTACCAGATTATACTGTTCACAAGGAGGATAAGGGTAACCAAGAACAAGAAAATAgccagtattttttccttgtttccttttcttaagACCTTGCCTGAAGGAGTGATGATAATCCCTGGGGGATTGGCCTGCTGTGATGGGGAAGGGTTGACTGCAGGGGGAATGATGCTGGTGGTGGGGACGGGAGCGGTGGTGGCGGTGGAAATTTTGGCAGTGACGGTGGTAGGGGCAGGGGCAGGGCTGACGGTGGGGGCGAGAATGGGGGCCGGGCTGCTCGCGGGGGCGGGAGTGCGCATTGTGCCGTGGCTGACTGTAGTCCGCAGAGCAAAAATGTGGGTTCTAGGAGTGGGAGGCGGGCCACTGTCCACACTCCCCCCGTTACCTCTTGCCTCGCAAGTTGGGGGGGCATAGCCAGAATCGCAGTGGCAGTGTCTCAAGTTGTTGCACACCCCCCTCCTGTGACATCTGGCAGCCGCGTCGCACTCCAGGTCGGGCAACCTGGTATCAGAGCACGTGTGGTTGAGGCAGACCTTGTTCGGGCCGCACACGGTCCCGCTGGCCACCCCTCCTCCGTCCGCAACTTCCTCCCCCACGTAGAGGTCCGCCCCCCAGCACCACGTGTCCTCGTGGCGCACCTGGATCAAGGTGTGGTGCTTCCGAGTCCGGGGTAGCCTCTGCACGTTCTCACACATGAGTCTCCCACATTTGatgtctttctcctcacacttcgaAAAAACCTGGTACAGCCCAGGAGAGTCACCGCCACAGTGCCCAAACCGGTCTCCCTGGGTGTTCAGGAGCCGGTAACAGCTCTCCCGGGCGGCCCGGGAGCCTTTACCAAAGACCTCGGCGCACTGCAGATCCAGGCTCCGGCAACGCCCCCGATAGCAAAACCCTTGCCCCGTGCACGGGGTGCCATCTTGTTTGTAGACGTCCGGCTGGCACCACATGGAGGTCCCGTTGCAGTACTCGGGGAGGTCGCACTCATTCTTCCTGGGACGGCAGACCCTGCCGCTCAATTGAAACCTGCAGCCTTTACAGCAGGGGCCAAAGGCGCACGCAGAGTATCGGGTCATCCTGCAGGTGGGCAGGCAGCAAGGGTCCCGGGCACAGGTCTCTTCGCTGCCGCAGTCACACTCCTCCCCTCTGTCTAACACTCGGTTCCCACAGATGGACAGTGTCATTATGTGCCGGGGGTCCGGCTTGTCCTGGAGGCAGGCCCCTTTGTGAACCCGCAGGTACTCGTACAGGTTGTCCGTGCTGCAGTTGCTGAAGAGCTTCTCGTGGGCGATCAACTCATGCATGATGCAAAAAAAGAATTCCCCACACAAGCAGCCCCTGTGGTCGTGCTCCATCCCTAGGTTGTGGCCCAGCTCGTGGGCCATGAGGGTAGCGAAGCGGGCTACATCTTCGTGATAGAAGGATTCCACGGCCGCTGCGTTCCCGTACACACAGGCTCCTTCGAAGTAAGCATTGCCCACCACATTGCCGGGATTATGCCCCACGATCAGATGGGCCACGTCGTGGACCGCCCTCCTGAAGAGCGTCTGAATCCTCCACCTGTTGAAAACGAGGAGGGCTGGCCTCATCTGGCTCGGGAGATCGATCAGATTTCTCTGCGTCCAGATCTCCAGGCCGACCAGCACGACTTTGATGTTGACTTTGCGTGTGTAGGTGTTGACCTGCGAGATGACGTCCATCACCATCCGGGTGGTCTTGCTGGTGTTTCTGTTCCACTTTTGGAACCTGTTGTTGTCCACCACCACAAACATCTCCACGTACTTGGTGTGGGACCAGATGTAATTCAGAGATTTTGCCGGAGCATCCTCCCCAGATTCATCAGTGTCCCAGCCATCTTGTTTCCCTTCTAAATGGCGACTGGATTGGAGATGGTCTTTCTCGGGTCCCTTGCAGGAATCCGACTGGCCCCTTTTCATTTGGTACAGGACGTGCTCAAACTTATTTGAAGTGTCAATGGGCTCAATGTTATAGACGGTTTTCTCCATGGTTATTGAACCCTTAAGGCCCGAGCAGGTACTGAGAGACACGAGGGACCCCACGTTGCTTTCCACATATCCATCATAGTAACAGTCATCGGGGAGAAAAGGCATGTCCAGCCCCAGCTTGTCGTCGGAATAGGTGTACACGGGGAAGTTCTTGGCAAACATCCCTCTCTTTTGCTTCAGATGAATCACCTGCCTCTTGCCCCTCATAAATAACGAGTAGGAGATTTTTGctgctctttccccttccctggcCTTTAATCTCTTGGGGATGACTATTTCATAGGAAGAATAATTGACTGGCCCTAAGGCACAAAGAATGCCGGGAAGGAGAACCACTATCAATAGAAAGAATCCTAGACTGAAATGGGAGGACTCTAGCCCAAGACCCCATTCCCACATCCAGGGCACTCTGAAAGaaacctctctctcttcctcatccaTGGCCACTTGGCTCCCCAGGCGGGGAGTCAGGGGGCATAATTCAGGCTACATCCCCAGACATGACCTGAGGGAAGCGGCTGATGATGCTGGGCGTCAGCCCTTAACTCCTCACTTGGGATCCTGCTCCTCTCAAAGACATGACCTTGAAGCTCTGTAGGCTGTTTATTCCCCTCTCAGAGAATTCTTAGGATTTCAAGGGGCCCTCTGACTCCCCCCCTCTTTGGCTCTTAGGGTTCCAGTCTGCGTTCTCCTATGGCAGTGGGCAGTCTCAGCCCTCTCCAAATCGCTGTGGTCTCTGAGATCAATTTCTTCTGCCCTCACAGTAGGTATAATGACTGCAGATGTCTTAGTATCTTGTTCCTGGACAGCacttggtgaaaaaaaaatctctcccttcccttttatcCTCCATCACAATGGAAACCCCACCCCACCCTTTGAATCCAAGACATctaggtggggggaggggggggagggagtgggtGGGGCTCAGTCTGCTTGCTTTCCCTTTGTCCAGAGCcagtattattttttctttggtctcaCATTCTTAATGAGGTCCCTGATTCAGACCTTCCTCCCACCAAAAGAGGTTTTGACCTGACCCTTATCAAGGGGCAGCCAGGCCATTATGTCTGAGGAGTCAGATTAGGTGACTATTTATGCTATTCAAGAATTCGAGATGGTCCACTGCCCCTTTCTTTGAAAGGATAGCTACATAGAGAATACCATCCTACTTGATACATGTCACTTGCCAATATAAAGAACAGACAGCATGGTACTGTGAGGGCATAGAGTGGGAACAGCAGAATCTGGGCAGTTTCTCTTGGGTTCCAGGGGTAGAAAGGGACAGGGagtcagagaggcctggagagacttacatgaactgatgctaaatgaggtgactagaaccaggagatcgttatatggcaacaagattatatgatgatcaattctgatggacgtggctttttctatagtgaagtgattcaagacaattctaaataaACTTATGATGGAGAGCGCCATCTGCCAgaagaactacagagactgaatgtggatcacaacatatattttcatcttttttgtcattgtttgtttgcttttttcccctttctttctcattttatttttggatctgGCCTAGAGGAAATAAATCTAGCAAGCAGGGGGTTGGGATGGTGGCATGGCAAACAGTAAAAGGGTCACTTGGGTGGTCAAGGGTACATGTGCTAAAGTGTTTATAAGGTAATGGGTAGAAAGGATGACTGATTGAGGGGGTCCCTCTTGAGATCTCTTGGGGCACAGATGGTACTTGAAGTTGGGCTTTGTCCTAACCTGATTCAAAAGTTATCCCCCCAATGACAGGAACACCCCCCAGGTGGAGCTGGGAGAGCTGAAGAGAGAGCATTAAGAGCAGAGACTTCATCCTTGGTATATGTGGTtaaaggggcaaaaaaaaaaaaatggttcaagACATATGGGAGAAAGCTATTGATTTGAAAAGATCAATTTTCTCCACTTTCCCTGAAAATTAAGGATGTCAAGAAAACTGGAGACAATTAATTTTAAGTGTCTCAGCCACAGTTTGGGTCATTTGCAATATGAAGATGGGCTATTGTCACTCAATAAAGGGCTGGGAAGGCCAAAACAAGGTATAATCTCTTGTAACAGAATCTTTGTTAAAGTGCAAGGAAGGATTTCCACCCAGTTGGTAAAGGTGTCAATAAAAACCAAAAGTAATTTGAAACCCCTTCATGAAGTATATGTACGGTCTATCTGCCAATCTTCTGCATAGGTACTTCTCCTCTAAACAGGTTTTAAAAGAGAGGGGGTTTAACAGAATCTCCAGGATTCACTTGGGCACAAATTGGGCAGACCTGACAAACCCACCTAATGGTTTCTCCTACTTTGTGACCAGTGGAAATAGTTTTCACAAGGGACTGGAGGGCATTCTTTGTAGTTTGCTATAAATTGAAGAGGTGTTTTGACTGGCTTGCCTTTGGGGATTTGAAGCTGGCCTGGGGGTGTTTAAAACCACCTGGAGGGTGAAAGAATATATCCCCTCTCTTTTGCAAGGACCTGCTATAGGATGGAATGTAATAATGGGGAGCCAGAGAGTAAGATTATGATTTGACATaagttatttataagaaaacatgTTTGTACTTCAGGATACACAGTACAAACATGTTATTTCCATACTAGTCATCAAGTTGAATAAAATCAACTTTTTCAatgacataaaacaaaatattccatgAATTGCATCCCTCCAAGAAAACTGATTGCACTaaaattctcttctccaaacCATACTGAAGATATTTCAGATTTAGTTTCAATAATCAATAGAATAACAGCTAAGTCCCACAAACAGTTGTGTTAATACCAGTGATTCTTACatcattttgaaagatttaaagacCTTATTTAATACAGATTTATATCTAGTAACAGGCAGATGGCTAGGCCAAATTATTACATGTTTTCAAATAGAAAACAGCAAAATCTTACATAGCTTACATTGTCTTCATGGCTTCTATACCATTAGTTCTCACTAGCTAATTTAGAAGATTAGCTTCTAGACCATTTGCTctgaaatttgctataaaaggaagaaggaacatGATTATAACTGAAAGCACCATcagctttgtttttcttcaggTAAGAGTCATAGTTGACAACCAAATATAGAGTAACAGTTCCACCCCATAGCTATATTCAAGAATAATCAGAAGCACAGGACACAGTTGAAAAATTGAGCCAGAGCTCAAACCAAGGTTGTCCTCTCAGCTCTTGCCACCATTTCTAACATTCCAGGATCACATTCCCTTTTAGTAGCTTGTGGCATTTCTCTCTAATGCTAgattactgacttaatgatctGTCAAACAAtcatacctgaatttaaaactcaaaacaatGGCAGTTATAATAGTTCCAAGAGATTTCAATTCAAATAGCAAGTTTCCCTAATCACAGTTTTAAGTTCAAAGTTAcagaattgattttgtttttaatatgctcAATAGTCAGCAACCAAAGATTTGGAATGTagaattatgaaaattataaattgtattaaaaaacccacaaatattatGAAACTGTTTCTAGTAAAACATGTTCAGTTATTATTAACAATGTTCAAAGTGACATAAAACATGAAACTACTATTTCTAGAAATCCTTTAAACAATGGCAACATCTTTAAGGTGACTTCAGTACAACCAATTAAATTAGCCTTATCATAATAACAAAGTTTACCAGGCctgacatacatacatacaagaaatttcacttaacatctttcacatgtttttcctttcttcttcttgaaTTTTACACTATCCTAGTGTAAAACTGAATCATTAGAAATCATTTCTATGTAACAAACTTGTAGATTTACAATACATTCCTTGTTTGAGAATTATAAAACCCATACAAGCTCTTTTCCTAGAGCTGATCATCCTGCTCACAAGATAGTTTCAAGAAATCTGAAAACTTACAAATTAAGGAAGTGTACAGAAaccccagagaaagagctgagcTTGTAGCTCCTACCTGCTCACCCCAGCTATCCTTGTGGTCTATGCTCCTTGACACTTTGTGAAAAGGGGAAGGCTACTTCATATCCTCAGATCCTAAGGTGAATTgctctaaaaagcaaaaacaatccaCTAAGGTTTTCATCTCATCCCTTCCTTTCCACACAGTGATTCCCAGCTTTAGTCTAAATCGGTATGACAACAACTCCAAAAAACTTAGTTAACAATCCTACAATTTTCATAAGGGATATCCAAATTGTTTTAGCTGGAATTTCTTGACTTACAAGCAGAGATGCAAATATTCAGTTCCCTAAATGGTGAGTACAAAACATTTATACTAGTTTTAAAGATTTTAGTTGTTCAGTTCATACTCTAATTCAGGTTATTGGATGACAGGCCAAATATCAATACTACAATCTCAGAAAGAACCCAATACTTATCAATTAATATTTACGGAGTCTCATAGGTGCAACTAGTAGGTTTTACTTTTCCCAAGTTATTTTAATACAGGGAGTTCCTAGAGGAGAGCTTGGCATTCTCCCTTCTGTTCCCTCAAATgaatttcccttttgattttgggaagaaacaagacaattcttaaaattcagATAGAACATAATTTATCACAAAAATGAGTAGGAGTAAcacatattcatttaaaatattattttaaaattgaccaatatttaattttagtttgTGAGATTCCCTAAATACTAGCTAGATGTTGCAATCAATCCTGATTACTTTTTGGTTGTTTCCTGATTCACACagaccttttttctttctgtgagtCAGAAAGGGGCTAAGTGCCAGTGAAAGTGCAAGCCTTCTGTACACAGCAATAaaaagattgtatgatgatcaactatgatagacttggttcatctcagcaattcagtgatccaaggcaatcccaataaacatccagagaaagaaatatggagatgGGATGTGGATCattgcatattattttcacttttttttctttctctgcccttttgttctgatttttctttcccaccaTGATTTATgtgaaaatacataaaaaatgaatttaaatgtataatctaaaataaaaaatttaaatctaagtGCAGATCTTCACCTTTCATTCAGTCTTCATCTTCTGGATGTTTATCTGGATCCAAAGTttactgggattgccttggatcactgaaccactgagaagaaccaagtctttcatagttggtcattacAACATTCTTActgtttttgtgtacaatgtcttcttggttctgcttgttttgctcagcatcagctcatgtaaatctttccaggtctttctataatcagtttgttcattatttttatagaacaataatattctttcaaatactttcatatgccataacttattcagtcattcctcccTCTGTCTATTTAACCAATCAACACAAAATAGCTGTTAAAAAGGGATATTTGCTGACAAGACATCACTAGAACAGAAGTCCAAGAAATATTTCCTCCAAAACCAGGAGCAAATGCCTCTCTCAACTACATGGGTTCCTAGGGAGAGGGGACTCATTTCTGAATGGAAATGCATGGAGTCACTCTCTGGCTTACAGGACACTGGACATTGTAAACTTCCTTGCTAAATTCAGCTGTCTGCAAGCTCTAGTATGGATACCAATTCCTGGATATTTCAAGATTTCACAAAGCCAGGTAATGAAGGAAAGGAGATCCAAACAGGAAGAAGACCCTTCCCAGACAGACACCTACCTAGGAGACCATGTTCTCACTGGCCACTCCTCCCCTTCCAGGAGGACTCCAGAAGTTCATCCTCCTCACTAGAGCAGAGCcagggaagaaagaataagagtGTGCGTCACTGAAGTCCACCCACCCAGTCTTGATTCAGTGGTCAATTAAAAAGGCTCCTTTTCACTACCCAATGAGAGAACAGGAAATGGTCTGAATACATGCATCTGCTCTGAAATAGAGAGCAGGGCCCATCATGGCACATGCTCGGAAACAGAACCAGCAAGTATTCATGCCGGGGGCCGCATCAGGAGAGCACACTGTGCATCCTCTTAAGACCTGAGCTTTTATGGGCTAACTCCTCATTAGAAaataagcacttactaagcaccaactatgtgccagtcaataagcatttattaagtgccgaGCTATGCTAAGTAttggatacaaatacaaacaaaagatgGTCCCTTCTCTTGAGCAGCTGACAACCAAATGAGGGAGATATCAAGTAATGTACAGGATAAATAGCAAAACATTAACGTAAGTAGactctagaattaagagggatcaggaaaagctcccagtagaaggtgagattttagttgggactagaaggaagccagaaaatccaagaagtggagatgaggagggagaatattccagacTTGAAGGACAGCTAGTGAAAATACCCAGAGTTGAGAAATGGAGACGGTTGTTGATACCTCTCAAGAGGTAGTTgtggtataaaaacaaaaggtatttgcaaaacattaaaaaaatgaaaaggaaagcaaatgatGCTCCTTGGACAGAGCCGGTTTAGGGCAATTAGCACAAAGCTCAGAACACAGGACCTTTGAGAACAATTTGCACAAGGCTCAGAATACAGAGGATGAACACTGGATGGGGGGAGTCTACATTTTTGATCACCAGAAACAATTCTATTCGTCCCATACCAAAGCACCAAATCCCTGTCTGGTTTCTTCCCTGATCCCATCCCATGTTCTTCCTACCTGGGACTGCCTGAGAAGACCCTGCCATACCCCAGACCCTACTATATCTGCTTAATTTCTCCCTGAGCATCAACATCATGATTGGTGACATCTGTCAGACAGAATGGATATCCAGTGTCCTCCATGGTGTTGCAGACAAGAGCATTGACTTTGGAAGTAAAGAACCTGGATCTGAACATCCATCCTGCTACTTGGACAAATTATTCCAACTCTCggagtctcagtttgctcatcagttacgtgaggaggttggactagatggcctctttCAGCTCTAGACCTGAGATCCCATCAATGCTTACTAACTGTAGGACCTCAGGAAAGTCTGATAGAactcctgtgcctcagtttactcatttgtaaaaggagggagTTGGACTGGAGCTCTCGATTTATGAACCTGTGGAGGGCTCACCAGGGAACAGAGGGCAGGCTCTCAGAGggtgggagaagaggagaaggggggaCAGTGAGGAGGTCAATTCCTTGCTTTGGAGGCCGTCTTCATGGCAGAACCTGGTCCCATGGTGAGAAGGCTAGCCTGTGTCCAGGATGCTCTAGCTTGAGACAAGGTCCAAAACCTTTGGTCCATCAGTGGTCAGAGAGGAGGCTGTGAGCTAGAGAGAAACACACTGGTGCAGACCAAGGAACGATCTTGCTTTGGGAGACAGAGCAGAGCTCTAGGTCCCACCCACACAGCCCTGGAACTCTTGGATTCAAAGCCAGCAGTGCAACGGATGGTccagtgggggggaggggttttCCCATAGTTCCatgggtgagggaaggaggagacaagatttttattttgacaCCGTGTTCCATCCAAGGTTAGGGTGCAGTGGTGGGATTCCCCCCAATGTAAGGGCAGAAAAAACTCATTCGGGGAGGACCTTCAGAGAGCCCTGGGCAGCTGTTGTCATAGGGACATCACACAATCAGACCCTGCCTTGGGATCACAGGCAGAGGAGGGGGTCATAGGGGATCCTGGGGGTCCTCTGCAGGCAGCTTGCCGAGATTTGGGGATGTCACCCAGAGGACCGGGGACCCAGCATCCTTAGCGGCTTCTCTCGGGTCATGTCTGTGGCTGTGGATCCAGCTGCACTCCCATCGGGAGAGTCAAGGGGCCacggatgaggaggagagagagttTCCACCCAGGGTCCCCAGATGGAAAGTTCAGAGTTTGGACTCAGTCCCTCCTATGCCAAGTTGGGAGTGTTCTTGCTGTTGGCGGAGGCCCTGCTTCCCTGCGTGTGCTGCACCCAGAAATCagtgtatttctctttctatgaaATCATCATCCCCAGGAGGCTGAGGGGCTGGAGGAGGGGAGACCCAGCAGACGAGATGCACTACTCGTTCTCCATGAGGAGGAGATGGCACGTCATCCGCCTGAAGCGCAAAAAGGGGCTCTTTGTCCAGAATTTCCCCGTTTATACCTACTCCGATGGGATCCCAAGGCTGGACGCGCCTTTTATCCGCAACGACTGCTATTACGATGGGTACCTGGTAGGGGACCAGGGCTCCTTTGCATCCATCAGCACCTGCTCAGGGCTCAAGGGGATTCTGATCATCCAGACCATGGCCTTCGGCATCCTGCCAGTCAACGCCTCCAGAAAGTTTGAGCATGTCGTGTACCGCCTGTCCAAGGTAGCGCGGGATACCTGCGGGGTCAAGGAGAGAGAAAGTCCGGAGTTCTGGGCAAGCATGAAAGGCCTGGGCCCAATGGGGCCCGCCTCCCCCAGCTTCCTCTTCGCCTGGGCCCACCCCAAGTACCTGGAGCTCTTTCTGGTGGTGGACAATGCCCGCTTCCAGATGTGGGACAGGAACGTGACCACCACCATCCAGACCCTCATGGATGCCCTGGCTCTAGTCAACCAGCACATGAAGCAGGTGAGTCTGGAGGTAGTGCTGGCCGGAGTGGAGATCTGGTCCGAGAGGGACCTGGTCCGGATCTCCTGGGACCTCCAGGAGACGCTCGACAGCTTTAATCGGTGGCGAGCTTTGCAGCTGCCCCAAAGGGCGAGACACAACGCTGCTCACCTGGTCACCGGGCAGGATCTGGGGAGCCACCAGGGCCAGGCTTTTGTGGGGAGCGTCTGCAGCCCCGGCAATGCCACGGGGGTGGAAGCTTTCCCCCATGAAGATGTGCCCCGCTTTGCGGCCCTTCTGGCCCACGAGCTGGGCCACAATCTGGGCCTGAAGCATGACCACCCTGGCTGCCAGTGCCCTAACCCGCCACCCTGTTTCATGCACAAGTCCGTGCCCTTGGAGGGGGGCTTCAGCAACTGCAGCCTGTGGAGCTTCCAAGAGATGCTGAACCGGGGCTGGGGGACATGCCTGGACCGCAAGCCCAAGCCAATGAGCCCCTTCGGGAGGAGCTACTGTGGGAACAAGGTcgtggaggaaggggaggagtgCGACTGCGGCGATGGCCCAGGGTGCCCCTGCTGCTTGCCCTCCTGCCACCTGAAGAAGGGCTCCGACTGCGCCTCCGGGCCCTGCTGCAGCAAGTGCAGGCTGGCCAAAGCCACCACGCCCTGCCGGCCCAGCGCCGATGAGTGTGACCTCCCCGAGTACTGCGACGGCACATCCCCACACTGCCGGCCCGACAGCTACAAGCAGGATGGCACCCCCTGCCGGGACGAGGGCCGCTGCTACCGGGGCCGCTGCCGGAGCCTGCAGGGCCAGTGTCAGGAGCTGTTTGGGGCAGACTCCCAGGCGGCCCCCGCGTCCTGCTATCGCATGAACACCCTGGGGGACCGATTCGGGAACTGCGGCAGCGAGTGGCAAGGGCCAGTCCGGGTATTTACCAAGTGCCACCCAGAGGACGCCCTGTGCGGGAGCCTATACTGTAAGGACGTCCAGAGGCTGCCCAGCATCAGAAGCCACGAGACTCTGGTCCAGTTCCTGGAGGGAGGCACATGGTGCTGGGGGGCAGACCTTCCCAGAGCCCTGGACACCCCCAACGGCGGCCTGGTCAAGGACGGCACGTCATGCGGCCCCCACAAGATCTGCATCAACCAGTCCTGCCTGGACATCGAGGCCGTGCTGCCCTCCGACTGTAGCCCGCTCCGATGTCGCCACAGGGGGGTCTGCAACAACCTGCAGAACTGCCACTGCCACTCTGGCTACCGCCCGCCCACCTGCGAGCTGCAGGGCCCCGGCGGCAGCCTGGACAGCGGGCCCTCCCCTAGGGCTGGGGTCCTGCACCAGAAG of the Sarcophilus harrisii chromosome 1, mSarHar1.11, whole genome shotgun sequence genome contains:
- the LOC100931906 gene encoding disintegrin and metalloproteinase domain-containing protein 1a-like; this translates as MDEEEREVSFRVPWMWEWGLGLESSHFSLGFFLLIVVLLPGILCALGPVNYSSYEIVIPKRLKAREGERAAKISYSLFMRGKRQVIHLKQKRGMFAKNFPVYTYSDDKLGLDMPFLPDDCYYDGYVESNVGSLVSLSTCSGLKGSITMEKTVYNIEPIDTSNKFEHVLYQMKRGQSDSCKGPEKDHLQSSRHLEGKQDGWDTDESGEDAPAKSLNYIWSHTKYVEMFVVVDNNRFQKWNRNTSKTTRMVMDVISQVNTYTRKVNIKVVLVGLEIWTQRNLIDLPSQMRPALLVFNRWRIQTLFRRAVHDVAHLIVGHNPGNVVGNAYFEGACVYGNAAAVESFYHEDVARFATLMAHELGHNLGMEHDHRGCLCGEFFFCIMHELIAHEKLFSNCSTDNLYEYLRVHKGACLQDKPDPRHIMTLSICGNRVLDRGEECDCGSEETCARDPCCLPTCRMTRYSACAFGPCCKGCRFQLSGRVCRPRKNECDLPEYCNGTSMWCQPDVYKQDGTPCTGQGFCYRGRCRSLDLQCAEVFGKGSRAARESCYRLLNTQGDRFGHCGGDSPGLYQVFSKCEEKDIKCGRLMCENVQRLPRTRKHHTLIQVRHEDTWCWGADLYVGEEVADGGGVASGTVCGPNKVCLNHTCSDTRLPDLECDAAARCHRRGVCNNLRHCHCDSGYAPPTCEARGNGGSVDSGPPPTPRTHIFALRTTVSHGTMRTPAPASSPAPILAPTVSPAPAPTTVTAKISTATTAPVPTTSIIPPAVNPSPSQQANPPGIIITPSGKVLRKGNKEKILAIFLFLVTLILLVNSIIWYLVILAYAQKRAVIRKMRKKKYPRKKTPKNALRAQRGRRI
- the LOC100931641 gene encoding disintegrin and metalloproteinase domain-containing protein 1a-like, producing the protein MESSEFGLSPSYAKLGVFLLLAEALLPCVCCTQKSVYFSFYEIIIPRRLRGWRRGDPADEMHYSFSMRRRWHVIRLKRKKGLFVQNFPVYTYSDGIPRLDAPFIRNDCYYDGYLVGDQGSFASISTCSGLKGILIIQTMAFGILPVNASRKFEHVVYRLSKVARDTCGVKERESPEFWASMKGLGPMGPASPSFLFAWAHPKYLELFLVVDNARFQMWDRNVTTTIQTLMDALALVNQHMKQVSLEVVLAGVEIWSERDLVRISWDLQETLDSFNRWRALQLPQRARHNAAHLVTGQDLGSHQGQAFVGSVCSPGNATGVEAFPHEDVPRFAALLAHELGHNLGLKHDHPGCQCPNPPPCFMHKSVPLEGGFSNCSLWSFQEMLNRGWGTCLDRKPKPMSPFGRSYCGNKVVEEGEECDCGDGPGCPCCLPSCHLKKGSDCASGPCCSKCRLAKATTPCRPSADECDLPEYCDGTSPHCRPDSYKQDGTPCRDEGRCYRGRCRSLQGQCQELFGADSQAAPASCYRMNTLGDRFGNCGSEWQGPVRVFTKCHPEDALCGSLYCKDVQRLPSIRSHETLVQFLEGGTWCWGADLPRALDTPNGGLVKDGTSCGPHKICINQSCLDIEAVLPSDCSPLRCRHRGVCNNLQNCHCHSGYRPPTCELQGPGGSLDSGPSPRAGVLHQKLAVLLWSLMAAVLLLMPFVLAGICFWWKMKGTQGKELAIQAGPVGREGA